Part of the Bacillus sp. THAF10 genome is shown below.
TGAACATCCTCTTCCCTTAATTCAAATTCAATTACTCGACCTGCAAGCTCAGGGAAGGAATTTTTATTCCAATCTCCTTCCATTTCTTGAAGCATTTCCTCTATCCGTATTGCTTCTAGCGTACCTCGCTCAAAGGTTGACATAAATACCACATTCGCCTGTTGGTATGGCACGAACATTCCAACCACTAACTCGTTCTTCTGCAGTTTATCTTCCCTACCTATATACGTTACTTTTACTTTATCTTTCGTGAAAAAATCCTCCATCGTGTACATTTCCCCGCGAATGTTCGCTACTTTATAGACGGAAGGAGACGCCCCTTGCCAGCTTTCTGCCCAATCGCGTAGCTGAGACCGTTGAAACTTTTCTTGATTTGTCGATACATACTCTTCAAAAATCGATTTTTCATTTTTCAGTTTTACCGTAAAAATGTACCAAAGATGCAGGAGCTCCTGGTATGCTTCTGCCTTCATTTCATCAAAGGAAAACCTGGTTATGTACCTAGAACTGACTTCCTGAAGCTCCGTTGCATACTTATCATAAGCAAACCGCATAATATCGACCTGCAAGCCCATTAATTCAGACTCTAGTACTTTTTCCAGCATGTTCTCTTTTTTCTCACAGCATTTCTTGTATTTTCTTCCACTGCCACAAAGACAGGGTTCATTTCTTCCAATCATTCTATCACCTTGTTTGTAGTTTCATAGTTGATTGTCATTTAAGACAACGAGTTTTATTCTAACATACTTCTTGTACCAGTGAGAAAGCCAAATAAAAACACCTCTATTAAAAATAGAAGTGTAAACTAAGAATCTATTATTATATAAAAGACCAATAATGTCTTATTTAATCAACATTTGTAGTTTTTCTCTCATTTCATTCACTAACTCCATCATGGAGATATTCTCCCGCTCTACCCCTTGCTGGTAAGCATATTGGAGAACTTTAATGATTTCATCCTCGCTATTTATACTATTAAAATCGCTCATTTCAAAGATTTCACCACCTTAATCCACCAAAATATATTACAATTCTACTATTTTATACCAAAAATACAAGCATTTTTTGAAAAAATTCACAATTCACAGGGAAAAATGTCACCAATTCTTCATACTCTTCCATAGCCACTAACAGAAGGTTTAAAACCTGTTTTTGTGGGTAAAATTGCGTTAAAGTGACAAATTTTATATAGTAATGTAGAAAGAAGGTGACTCATTTGAAATTTTTCAAAGGTTTATTCATAACAGCCGTTGTTCTAGGTCTACTTGGCTTTGGCGGTTACTTTATATTTAATAAATTTATCGAAAACAAAGCAGTTGAGTATGTAGAAAAGGACCTTGCTACGTCCAATGACATAGCAGCTGCGAGGGAATACGTCGATAATTCCCCTGCATTAAAGTCCTATATTGCAGAAGGGGCAGATGCTGATCTCAGTCAGCTACCTTTCCAAACTCGAGAAGAGGCAACAAGACTTGTGATGCAAAAGCTCACACTTCAAGAAATGCAGCAAATCCAAGCACAAGCTGCTAATGGTATGACAGATGAGGAGGCTCTTGAACTGATCCAAAAGTTCGAACACAAGCTGAGCGAGGAAGAGCTTCTAGCATTGAAAGCAATTATATATCAAGAGTTGTATGGGTAGGGGAAGCTAAAGGTAGAGGTGCTTTGGTTTTGCAGGTGCAAGCCTGGGACTGTTCTAATCAGGGGGAAGGCAGTTAATTAGTGCCAGCCCCCTTTTTTCCATTTTTGTCCTTGATGCCCTCACTCAAGACCTCTTTTCTTCCATTCACCCAAATTTTGTCCGATAACCGCTCGCTCAAGACCTCTTTTTCTCCATTGACCCAAACTTTGTCCGATATCCGCTCGCTCAAGACCTCTTTTTCTCCATTGACCCAAACTTTGTCCGATAACCGCTCGCTCAAGACCTCTTTTTCTCCATTGACCCAAACTTTGTCCGATAACCGCTCGCTCAAGACCTCTTTTTCTCCATTGACCCAAACTTTGTCCGATAACCGCTCGCTCAAGACCTCTTTTCTTCCATTCACCCAAACTTTGTCCGATATCCGCTCGCTCAAGACCTCTTTTCCCCTCAAGCGCCCATTTTTGTCCGAAATGACCTCACTCAAGACCTCTTTTCCCTTCACACGCCAATTTTTGTCCTTGATGCCCCTGCTCAAGACCTCTTTTCCTTTCAATCGCCAATTTCTGTCCCAACTCTCCTTACTTAAGACATCCTAACCGCAGAATGTTTAACCTTTTCCTAAATTCAACATTTAATAATAGGACACTCACCCTCGCCAAAGGGGATAGACATGCATATGGTATGGAATGGATAGTAAGTTTAAAGGAGGCATTTTATATGTCTTTGTATTTTGAATGGAGAAAAAGCTGTGGCTGCAGGGAGGCTTGTAATTGCGAAACCCTGCCACCCATGCAAGGGAAAGAAAAGTATTTTTTTAATCAGTCTGATGAAATGTTGACCATCCTGCCTGATACACCGACAAGCGCTATCGAAATTGAGGTAACCACTCATGTTCCAAATAGCATTGTTAAATTAGATTCCATGTTTGAAACCTTCATCCTTACAGGTTTAGAATCAAACTTTAGCTTTATTGTTGAGTTTTCCCTACTGCGAAAAACCACCCCCATCACAAGTGAGAGCTTTGCAATGATCAATCAGCTTGGCCAACCGGATTGTGAAAAAACAATCATGAACACAACAAAAATAACCTGGACAGACATCGTTCCTACCCCAGGCACGTATACGTATTTGGTAGAAGTTAATCATATCACGCTTCCAGATCAAAATATTGATAGTGTCGAGATTCAGGACCGCTCCCTCACTGCCATCACCTTCGCCCCTAATTCTGCCAAAAAACATTCGAATGAATAAAACAAACAAACCATAATGGTCTACAATACCATTGTGGTTTTTTATTGTCCTGCACGCATCTATCATTTGAAAAAATTTCTAGTTTGGTTTAGCTTTTTTTCCATAAAGGGTATGTAGGGAGTAAAGAACGATAGAGGAGGAAAAAGCATGACACTGCAACCGAAAGAAATCATTGGTTCTTATTTGATGGAAGAAGATGCGATGAATAAGGTGAATTGGTTAAAGGATGAAGGATACACCGCAGATCAAATTTGGGTAATTCGCGACCGCCGTGGCGTGTTGGAGCCTTTAGAGGATGGACCAATCACACGTGATAATAGATGGAACGATAACGAGCAAGCCTATGATAGTCTGCAGTCTGAAAGCAATTTCGTTTCCCCTGGTAGCCTGCTTAATCCAGAGATGAAAAGTGTGTCAGCTACCTTAATGGATTTAGGTGTCGGCAAAGAGGATGCCTATCGTTATGAATTTGATGTGAAGGTTGGAAAGATATTGATAGTAGCAGACAAGGTGCCCGGCGAGAAGCATGAGAAGACTTTTAGCAGACAGGATCGCTATAATGCGGAATACGAGTCAGCAGTGCTAATGGAAGAAAAAGAAGAAGCAAAAATTGAGAGAAACTTTGAGAAGCCTCCAGAGCCAAAGGTGACATCTGTTAATCGTCCTATGCCAGATGAAAACATTGATTCCTCACTGCCACTTGATGAGCAATTACTCCGCAGTGACACATTGGGTGATGCCGAGCGTGTCTATATGGAAGAAGAAGTAGGAGCCGTTCGTGGAGAAGCGAGTGCTACAAGAGAAAGCAGATACAATAACGGGAAAAAGTATGCAGAAAACGCTACCGATACTGATGTGGAAACCGCCCTGCGTTATCACCATGGACAACCCTTTGAAATGACAGAGCCAGAAGAGGAAGATGTGTATGACAAACGAGTGATGGAAGATGGTTCATTACGAGTTGAGAAAACGGTAACAGACGAAAGCCCTGGTCAGGGGAGAAAGCCTTTTGGAGAATAACAAATAAGAACTGCCAAGAAAGTTGTAGTTAGCCACTTTCTTGGCAGTTCTTTTTGCATGATGGAGAATATTTTAGAATTTTACAATATAGGAGGACTCCACGACTTGGGTTTTCATTTCGGTTGTCTTCCTACATCGACTATGCGGACTTTCACTCTCCGGGTTTCCTTCGGGTTGTCCGCAAATGTAAACTATCAGAAGCATCCGGCAGTTTTGCCCCATCCTATAAACTAACGCTTCTACCCGTCTCACTACTGCGGTAGATTGCGTCGATTACCTGGGACACCTGCATCGCCTGCTCTGGCTTTACAACAAGCTCTTCTAACCCAAGGCAGCTGTTAATAAAGTTTTGCGCTTGAGGCAGACTTGGGTCATCTTCCCCAGGAATCCAATCGGCTTCTGTATTGAGGAGCATGCCGTGCTTCACCTGGTTTAAGTGGAATGGAAACAAATCAACTCCACCCTCTA
Proteins encoded:
- a CDS encoding general stress protein; translation: MTLQPKEIIGSYLMEEDAMNKVNWLKDEGYTADQIWVIRDRRGVLEPLEDGPITRDNRWNDNEQAYDSLQSESNFVSPGSLLNPEMKSVSATLMDLGVGKEDAYRYEFDVKVGKILIVADKVPGEKHEKTFSRQDRYNAEYESAVLMEEKEEAKIERNFEKPPEPKVTSVNRPMPDENIDSSLPLDEQLLRSDTLGDAERVYMEEEVGAVRGEASATRESRYNNGKKYAENATDTDVETALRYHHGQPFEMTEPEEEDVYDKRVMEDGSLRVEKTVTDESPGQGRKPFGE
- a CDS encoding SEC-C metal-binding domain-containing protein yields the protein MIGRNEPCLCGSGRKYKKCCEKKENMLEKVLESELMGLQVDIMRFAYDKYATELQEVSSRYITRFSFDEMKAEAYQELLHLWYIFTVKLKNEKSIFEEYVSTNQEKFQRSQLRDWAESWQGASPSVYKVANIRGEMYTMEDFFTKDKVKVTYIGREDKLQKNELVVGMFVPYQQANVVFMSTFERGTLEAIRIEEMLQEMEGDWNKNSFPELAGRVIEFELREEDVQDLPVQDEAQEQVLALLTEASAKRKYPKKLLQFTQTLWSIYCMKESPSIRNSQNYAAAMIYFLDSHFMKEQVETQKALSEEFGVSPGSVSSTYRKLEEVLQPVLETFADDIETAFNAS